ATTTGCTTATTATCCAGCTTACTAATTAATCTAAACTCTAATTTTTTATAGAGTCCACAAATAGCAATTTTCCAAGGGGTAAATGTATAATTTCCAACACCAAAAATTGAAAATTTAGGATTATTATGATAGATTTTGCTTTTTCGAGCATTTAGATACTTAGCATGAGATTCTAAATAATTCCATGTTTTTGGAGCTAAATCTTTAATATATTCAGTTGGTTCACCAACAAATTTTTGAGTAACTAAAACATATCGATTAGTAGATTTTATGCGATTTTGTGCAATGTCAGATCCCTTCATTAAGGGGTATAAATAAGTTTCTTCAATATCAATAGACTCACCTAGCCCATTAACAAATGATTCACCGATTTTATTCAATTCCATTACTCTTGAACAATCATGTTTAATTCCAGAGCGCCATTTTGTTTTAGTATTTGTATTATATAAATTACTCATTTTTTCAAAAGAATCTATATCTCTAATGAGAATATTATTTCTATATCCAATTCTTTTACTCTCTGTTTGACTAAGACTACTAAATACATCGCAAAAGTAATGCTTTGAGTTTGGATTAAACTTACAAAATAATAGGCAAGCATCAACTGTTGCACTAAAATACTTTTGAGTATCAATCCCATATGTTGCACAGTACTCAAGATTAAGATTATGAGAATAAAGATAATTTAATAGTTTTCTGGCGACAGAAGTTTTACATAGCATTGCTAAACAAGCATTGCGATCTTGAAGCCATTGCGAAAACTGTATTAACATCCATTCAGAAATATCAAAGTTACTTTTACCTGTAATTGCATCTATCCCATTATACTTTTGGAAATTATTTTTTTTTGGTAAATTCTTGCTGTTAATACTTCCTTGCTGTGAATTCGTTACCCAAGGAAAGTTGCCAAGCACTAAAATTTCCCCAGCTATTTGATTGATATATGACTGCCACTCAAATTCAAAAAAATCTTTGTTGTGCAACTCAATTCTTGGATCTTGAGAGAATTTCTGATTATTTTTAATTTCCTGTAAGTATTGATTATTGATCTCAATACCAATAATCCTATTTACTCCTGAGAAAATAGATGAAGCAGCATTAATAAAATTACCAATCCCACAAGTTGGCTCAATAATAATATCAGGACTAACGTTAAGCTGAAGTAACTGCTGACAAACTTTTTCTGCTAGTTCGGGTGGTGTCTGAAAATCCCCATATTCAATTTTTGCTTTTTTATCAGTGTAAATCATTAACTATTCCTATAAATTACTATCAATCCTTCTTCTTGTCCAGCAAGGTCAATTACTCTTCCGTATTGAAGTCGCCATTGCAAAGCATTGGAAATAGTTAAAAAGCCTTGAATAGGATGACTAATAATTATTTCATCAGCAATATTTGACAACTCGATTTCATCAATAGGTAAATTTCGATCAGCCATAAACGCTATCAAATCGTCTTTATTCCCTTCATTAGCTAAAATATTGCGAATACCACGAGTCATCTGAAAATCGCTTGTTCTTTCAGCACTTACATAGATTGTATGCAGAATATTTAGAGTTCCAGTTCTATTAATACTATCGTCAGTTTTATCATAGACAAAAATGATCAACCCGTAGCCTAGCCCAAAAATCTTTTGTCGGGCAGATTTGAATGGACAAGATGACTGAGGCTGCTTAATGCTTGTCACCTTAATATCTATGAGCAAACTTGGAAAATCAATTCCACTAGCAGAATTACCTTCTATAAAATCATATTTATTTTTGAGATACAGTCTGAATTTTTGTTCTAAGTATGTTCCAATAGCTTTTCCATCAGTTACTCCATAAAGTGTTGGTTGTGGATGAATAGACTCAATCTCTGAAAATAGAGCAGCTTCAGCACAAAGAGATTCTATAGTTAAAAGTGTCATAGTAAAAGGGATAGCTGGTATTTATCTTAGCCTATAGTGCTTTGTGTTTGAATGAAACAACTGGCTAATTCTGTGGGGGTAATTAGAGGATAGTCGCGATCGCAAAAAGCACTCAGCTTTTGCGATAACATCACTGATTGCGGTGGCGTGAGATAGGTAGACTCTAGCAAATCAGTTTGATGATAGGCTTGGCGCAACGGTGCATCTAGTAAGATCGTACCTTTTCCCATCACGATCGCGCGATCGGCATAGTCGGGCATTAAGTATAAATGGTGCGTAATTACAATTACAGTTTTCCCCATTTGATGCAATTGCCGACTGACTTGTAAAATCGAAGAAGCACCCTGATAGTCTTGCCCTGTCGTCGGTTCATCAAAAATGATGATCTCAGGATTCATTGCTAATAGGGCTGCAATCACGATGCGTCCACGTTCTCCTTTGGGTAAAGATAACGGATGAGCATGGCGCTGTTCCCAGAGTTGCATGGCTTTAAGACTGCGCTCAGTTTCTTTCTTGACGACATCAGGCGCATAACCAAGAAAAGGCAAAGCAAAAGCAACTTCCTTCTCAACGGAAGTATTAAAAATTTGGTTGTCAGGATTTTGGGCAAGGTAGCCGATGGATTGAGCAAGGTCGCTGACGGATAGCTCTCTGGTATCGCGATCACCTACTAATACTTTGCCTGATGTCGGTTTTAGCAAGTTGAGAAAATGCTTAACCAATGTACTTTTACCCGCACCATTCTGTCCCACGATCAGCACGTATTCACCCTCATGGATGTCTAGCGAGACATTTTTGAGAGCTTCCGTACCATCGTCATAGGTATGTTTGAGATTTTGAACTGAGAGAACGGGTGGTCTGCTACTGCGAGTCGGAGTTGTAAATAGGGGCGGATCATTGGGGAGAATTTGCGATCGCAGTTCAGTTAAAGCTGCTATACCCGCATCCAAAGTAACGGGAATCTGCGGAATATTAATTCCCTTGTGCTGAATTTGGCTAAAAGCTTGAGCAACTTCGGGCGGACGGAGTTTGTTTTGTTCTAGTAAATCAATCTGTGCGTAGATTTCATCGGGAGTGCCGACGGCTAGCAATTTCCCCTTTGAAAGCAAGGCAATGCGATCGCAAAATTCTGCCATTTCTTCCGCAGCATGGGAAACCATGACGATTGCTACGCCGAGTTCTTCTTTTAATTCTCTGACTGTAGCAAAGACTTCTTGGGAACCAATGGGATCGAGTTGCGAAGTGGGTTCATCAAGAATTAATAAATCAGGTTGCAGTGCTAAGGCGGCGGCAATGGCTAAACGCTGTTTTTGACCACCTGAAAGCTCTTGGGGATTCTTCTTTTCAAAGCCTTCCAAACGAACTGATTTTAAAACAATGGGAATGCGGCGCAGGATTTCTTCACGGGGGACACAGAGATTTTCGAGGGCAAAGGCGATCTCATTTTCGACGGATGTAGCGGTAATCTGGATTTCAGGATCTTCAAACACAATCCCCACATGACGCGCTAGTTCACTGACGGGATGTTCGAGGCTATCTAATCCTGCGATCGCAATTTTGCCAAAAAAACGTCCACCGTAAAACTGGGGAACGATGCCAGTGAGGGCAAGACATAGGGTAGTTTTACCTGCTCCTGTCGCGCCAATGATTCCTAAAAATTCTCCTTTGTTAATGGTTAACGAGATATCTTTTAAGACTGTCTCTTTGGAGTTGGGATAGATATAGGAAACTTTGTCTAAGACCGCGATCGCTTGCATAATTTCGAGGGTTGAGCAATTTGATAAGTAACTGATTTTTGATGGTGAGACAAAGCCGTGCCATCAAAAATCTTACGGAGAAGCCCTTACATCGGACAAGATAAATCGCCGACTTTGCGAGAAAACAGCATATTTTCGCGGTAATCAACGGGGCAATCGATGACAGCAGGTACATTTTGGGCAAGCGCTTCCTTAAGTGTCGGTATTAAATCCATTGCCGATGTGACGCGATAGCCTATTAGCCCCATACTCTCGGCAAGTTTCACAAAGTCAGGATTACCAAATTTGATGAATGCGGATCGACCATAATGGATTTGTTGCTTCCATTCGATCAGTCCATAGCCACCATCATTAAAAATAATCGTCACAAAGGGCGTACCGATACGAGTTGCGGTTTCTAATTCTTGCATATTCATCATAAAGCCACCGTCACCTGTTACGGCGACGATCTTGCGATCAGGATTGACCAGTTTCGCCGCGATCGCCCCCGGAATTGCGATCCCCATCGCCGCAAAACCATTGGAAATAATGCAAGTATTAGGGCGATCGCAGTGGTAATGCCTTGCCATCCACATCTTATGCGCTCCCACATCGGAAATCACGATATCCTCAGCAGCCATGACTTGACGCAGATCGTAGATAATCTTCTGGGGCTTAATCGGAAACCCGTCATCATGGGCATACTGCTCATAGGTAGCCAGAACTTGTGGACGTAGGGCGATCGCGTGAGGATCAGTCATTCCTGTGCGATCGCAACGGTGCATAATCTCCACCAATGAATCCGAAATATCACCCACAATTTCCACTTGAGGCATATAGCTGCTGTCAACTTCCGCAGGTAACTCCGCAATGTGAATAATCGGAATTGTGCCATGAGGATTCCATTTCTTGGGGGAATATTCGATTAAGTCATAGCCAACAGCGATTACTAAATCCGTTTCATCAAAAGCGCAATTAATTACATCCCTCTGCTGCAAACCGATTGACCAAAGCGCCAGAGGATGACGGTAGGGAATGACACCCTTACCCATAAAGGTATTTGCCACAGGGATATTTAAACGGGTCGCAAAATCGATGAAAGCTTGACTAGCTTGAGAACGAATTGCCCCATTGCCCACCAGAATCAAAGGATTTTTGGCTTGTGCAATCAGTAGAGCGGCTTCCGATAAGCTGCGATAGGATGCATACATCGAATTGCGATCGCCTTTAATCAATAAAGGTTGCCCTGTGACTTCCATATCGGCAATATTTTCTGGTAAGTCAATATGTACTGCTCCCGGTTTCTCAGATTTAGCCAGTTTAAAGGCTTTACGCACAATTTCAGGGGTGATGCTAGGGCGCACGATTTGAGCATTCCATTTGGTTACAGGCTCGAACATGGCAACTAGATCAAGGTATTGATGGGAATTGATATGCATCCGATCAGTTCCCACTTGCCCCGTAATGGCAATCAATGGCGCACAGTCTAAGTTGGCATCGGCAACCCCCGTCATCAAATTTGTAGCTCCTGGCCCAAGCGTCGATAAACATACCCCCGGTTTACCTGTAAGTCTGCCATAGACATCTGCCATGAAAGCGGCTCCCTGCTCATGACGTGTAGTAATAAATGTAATCGATGAATTCTCAAGGGCATTGAGAACCGCCATATTCTCTTCCCCCGGCAGACCGAAGATATATTCTACTCCCTCATTCTCTAAGCATTTGACTAATAGTTCTGCGGTTTTCATAGCTTCCTCACAAATTTAAGTTTGGATTCGCACGATCTGCGTGCGAATCCAAATAGGGTTTATTTAATCCAAATAGTTTTAATATTCACGAATTCGCGAATACCTTCGACACCTAACTCACGTCCAAAACCCGATCGCTTGATTCCGCCAAAAGGAATACGCGGATCGGATTTGACCATCCCATTAACAAAGACTGCACCCGCCTCGATTTGTTCGATCGCTAATTCTATTTCCTGTTGATCGTTACTCCAAAAGCTTGCTCCCAATCCAAAATTAGTGCTATTCGCAAGGGCGATCGCTTCAGTGAAGTTCTGCACCCGAAAAACGGAGGCAACGGGGCCAAAAAATTCTTCTTGATAGGGTGGCGCACCCAAAGGAATATCCGCCAAAATTGTCGGCGCATAAAAATTGCCTTTCTCCTTCACGCGATACCCCCCAACTAAGACCTTTGCCCCTAGATCGACCGTGGCTTTCACTTGCAAATCTAGTTCATTTAAAATTTGTGGTGTCGCAAGGGGACCCACGTCAGTTTCAGGCTGCATCGGATCGCCTACTTTTAGCGCTTTGAATTTCTCGACAAATTTAGCAATAAACTGATCAGCGATCGCCTCTTCGATAATAAAACGCTTCGCCGCAATACAGGTCTGTCCATTGTTCATCACTCGCGCTGTCACTGCGGTACTGACCGCCAAATCTAAATCCGCACTTTTAAGCACAATAAACGGATCACTGCCCCCAAGTTCCAAAACTACTTTTTTAAGATGATGCCCTGCGATCGCGGCAAGGCTTTGTCCCGCAGATTCGCTTCCTGTCAATGTCGCCGCCTTTACTCTCGCATCGGCAACTAGTCCCGCTACGCGATCCGCTCCAACTAACAGGGATTGAAATGCACCTTCAGGTATACCCGCAGCATGGAAGACTTCCGCGATCGCTAAGGCACATTGCGGTACATTCGAGGCGTGCTTTAGCAGTCCCACATTCCCTGCCATCAGTGCAGGCACAGCAAAGCGAAACACTTGCCAAAATGGAAAGTTCCAAGGCATGACTGCAAGGATAATTCCTAAGGGTTGATAGCGAATGATCGTTCGGCTAGCATCGGTTTGGGCAGGAGTATCCGCTAAAAACTGTGGTGCATGTTCGGCATAAAAGCGGCAGAGATTGGCACATTTCTCGATTTCGGCGATCGCACTTTTGAGAGTTTTCCCCATTTCAAGGGTCATGATGATCCCAAATTCAGTTTTCTTTGCTTCCAGAATGTCAGCGGCTTGGAGCATCCATTGGGCGCGATCGCGAAAACTCGTGTGTTTGTAAGTGGCAAAGGTGCGATCGGCGAGTGCTAGCTTATGTTCGAGTTGCTGATCTGTCAAAGGCTCAAAGGTCTTTAACACTTCTCCCGTTACAGGATTTATTGATGCGATCGCCATGATCTTTTCTCCATTCCTGAGCAGATATATTAAGATCTTAATCCTTGCGATCGCCAAATATACCGATAATTCAAGTTAATTTACGATGTATCACGATTGAAGTTCAAAGAGATCATTATT
This genomic stretch from Pseudanabaena galeata CCNP1313 harbors:
- a CDS encoding SAM-dependent methyltransferase, translated to MIYTDKKAKIEYGDFQTPPELAEKVCQQLLQLNVSPDIIIEPTCGIGNFINAASSIFSGVNRIIGIEINNQYLQEIKNNQKFSQDPRIELHNKDFFEFEWQSYINQIAGEILVLGNFPWVTNSQQGSINSKNLPKKNNFQKYNGIDAITGKSNFDISEWMLIQFSQWLQDRNACLAMLCKTSVARKLLNYLYSHNLNLEYCATYGIDTQKYFSATVDACLLFCKFNPNSKHYFCDVFSSLSQTESKRIGYRNNILIRDIDSFEKMSNLYNTNTKTKWRSGIKHDCSRVMELNKIGESFVNGLGESIDIEETYLYPLMKGSDIAQNRIKSTNRYVLVTQKFVGEPTEYIKDLAPKTWNYLESHAKYLNARKSKIYHNNPKFSIFGVGNYTFTPWKIAICGLYKKLEFRLISKLDNKQIVFDDTVYFLGFNDEQIANKTFELLTSEQAISFYSSQIFWDEKRPIKSSILNSLNLTALLEKE
- a CDS encoding type II restriction-modification system restriction endonuclease; amino-acid sequence: MTLLTIESLCAEAALFSEIESIHPQPTLYGVTDGKAIGTYLEQKFRLYLKNKYDFIEGNSASGIDFPSLLIDIKVTSIKQPQSSCPFKSARQKIFGLGYGLIIFVYDKTDDSINRTGTLNILHTIYVSAERTSDFQMTRGIRNILANEGNKDDLIAFMADRNLPIDEIELSNIADEIIISHPIQGFLTISNALQWRLQYGRVIDLAGQEEGLIVIYRNS
- a CDS encoding ABC transporter ATP-binding protein, whose translation is MQAIAVLDKVSYIYPNSKETVLKDISLTINKGEFLGIIGATGAGKTTLCLALTGIVPQFYGGRFFGKIAIAGLDSLEHPVSELARHVGIVFEDPEIQITATSVENEIAFALENLCVPREEILRRIPIVLKSVRLEGFEKKNPQELSGGQKQRLAIAAALALQPDLLILDEPTSQLDPIGSQEVFATVRELKEELGVAIVMVSHAAEEMAEFCDRIALLSKGKLLAVGTPDEIYAQIDLLEQNKLRPPEVAQAFSQIQHKGINIPQIPVTLDAGIAALTELRSQILPNDPPLFTTPTRSSRPPVLSVQNLKHTYDDGTEALKNVSLDIHEGEYVLIVGQNGAGKSTLVKHFLNLLKPTSGKVLVGDRDTRELSVSDLAQSIGYLAQNPDNQIFNTSVEKEVAFALPFLGYAPDVVKKETERSLKAMQLWEQRHAHPLSLPKGERGRIVIAALLAMNPEIIIFDEPTTGQDYQGASSILQVSRQLHQMGKTVIVITHHLYLMPDYADRAIVMGKGTILLDAPLRQAYHQTDLLESTYLTPPQSVMLSQKLSAFCDRDYPLITPTELASCFIQTQSTIG
- a CDS encoding acetolactate synthase large subunit gives rise to the protein MKTAELLVKCLENEGVEYIFGLPGEENMAVLNALENSSITFITTRHEQGAAFMADVYGRLTGKPGVCLSTLGPGATNLMTGVADANLDCAPLIAITGQVGTDRMHINSHQYLDLVAMFEPVTKWNAQIVRPSITPEIVRKAFKLAKSEKPGAVHIDLPENIADMEVTGQPLLIKGDRNSMYASYRSLSEAALLIAQAKNPLILVGNGAIRSQASQAFIDFATRLNIPVANTFMGKGVIPYRHPLALWSIGLQQRDVINCAFDETDLVIAVGYDLIEYSPKKWNPHGTIPIIHIAELPAEVDSSYMPQVEIVGDISDSLVEIMHRCDRTGMTDPHAIALRPQVLATYEQYAHDDGFPIKPQKIIYDLRQVMAAEDIVISDVGAHKMWMARHYHCDRPNTCIISNGFAAMGIAIPGAIAAKLVNPDRKIVAVTGDGGFMMNMQELETATRIGTPFVTIIFNDGGYGLIEWKQQIHYGRSAFIKFGNPDFVKLAESMGLIGYRVTSAMDLIPTLKEALAQNVPAVIDCPVDYRENMLFSRKVGDLSCPM
- a CDS encoding NAD-dependent succinate-semialdehyde dehydrogenase, producing MAIASINPVTGEVLKTFEPLTDQQLEHKLALADRTFATYKHTSFRDRAQWMLQAADILEAKKTEFGIIMTLEMGKTLKSAIAEIEKCANLCRFYAEHAPQFLADTPAQTDASRTIIRYQPLGIILAVMPWNFPFWQVFRFAVPALMAGNVGLLKHASNVPQCALAIAEVFHAAGIPEGAFQSLLVGADRVAGLVADARVKAATLTGSESAGQSLAAIAGHHLKKVVLELGGSDPFIVLKSADLDLAVSTAVTARVMNNGQTCIAAKRFIIEEAIADQFIAKFVEKFKALKVGDPMQPETDVGPLATPQILNELDLQVKATVDLGAKVLVGGYRVKEKGNFYAPTILADIPLGAPPYQEEFFGPVASVFRVQNFTEAIALANSTNFGLGASFWSNDQQEIELAIEQIEAGAVFVNGMVKSDPRIPFGGIKRSGFGRELGVEGIREFVNIKTIWIK